The following are encoded together in the candidate division WOR-3 bacterium genome:
- a CDS encoding phosphomannomutase/phosphoglucomutase gives MINPAIFREYDIRGIAETDLNDENVELLGQAIGTYFHLHNQNSVVIGGDVRLSTPRIMKILIKSLRQTGCTVFDIGIVPTPVLYFSLFFTGIPNGIMVTASHNPKEFNGFKICLNKSAIYGEEIQKIRRLVEEKNFAKGDGNYEKKEVIPDYIDFILSRVKVKSNLKVAVDTGNGTCGPIMKEILNRVNANFEILYQEPDGNFPHHLPDPTVEKYIKDLIEKVRTQNFDLGIGLDGDGDRIGVVDENGRIIWGDVLLAIFAEKILQAQPGAKIIFEVKCSKGLIERIEELGGKPLMYRTGHSLIKAKMKQENAPLAGEMSGHIFFADRYFGYDDAIYASLRLLEILSAGEKLSTLASKVPKYFSTPEIRVDTTDAQKFSIVERLKDEFKGQYPIIDIDGVRVDFGDGWGLVRASNTQPVLVLRFEAKTEARLEEIKNLFLDKLKRLL, from the coding sequence ATGATCAACCCTGCTATCTTTCGGGAATATGACATAAGGGGTATTGCCGAGACCGATTTAAACGACGAAAATGTCGAATTACTCGGGCAGGCGATTGGTACCTATTTCCATTTACACAACCAAAATAGTGTGGTGATTGGTGGGGATGTTCGTCTTTCCACGCCCCGGATCATGAAAATTTTAATAAAATCACTGCGCCAAACCGGATGCACGGTCTTTGATATTGGCATTGTTCCCACTCCGGTTCTTTATTTCTCGCTTTTTTTCACCGGTATCCCTAATGGGATAATGGTAACTGCCAGCCACAACCCCAAGGAATTCAATGGCTTTAAAATCTGTCTCAACAAAAGTGCGATCTATGGTGAGGAAATCCAAAAGATCCGACGGCTCGTTGAAGAAAAGAATTTTGCAAAAGGTGATGGTAACTATGAAAAGAAGGAGGTCATCCCCGATTATATTGACTTTATCCTCTCCCGGGTCAAAGTAAAGTCAAATCTGAAAGTTGCAGTGGATACCGGCAATGGCACCTGCGGACCAATCATGAAAGAAATCTTAAACAGGGTTAATGCAAATTTTGAAATTTTATATCAAGAGCCGGACGGTAATTTTCCCCATCATCTCCCTGACCCGACGGTGGAAAAGTATATCAAAGACTTGATCGAAAAAGTCAGAACCCAAAATTTTGACCTTGGTATCGGGCTTGATGGTGATGGTGATAGAATCGGGGTTGTGGACGAGAATGGAAGAATCATCTGGGGCGATGTCCTTCTGGCGATCTTTGCTGAAAAAATCCTGCAAGCACAGCCCGGTGCAAAGATCATTTTCGAGGTGAAATGTTCCAAAGGATTGATTGAAAGAATCGAAGAACTCGGGGGCAAGCCACTCATGTACCGCACCGGTCATTCGTTAATAAAGGCGAAGATGAAGCAGGAGAATGCACCCTTGGCAGGAGAAATGTCCGGACATATCTTCTTTGCCGACCGCTATTTTGGTTATGACGATGCAATCTATGCCTCACTACGTCTTCTGGAGATACTCAGTGCCGGTGAAAAACTCTCCACCCTGGCAAGCAAGGTTCCTAAGTATTTCTCCACCCCGGAAATCCGGGTTGACACCACCGATGCCCAAAAATTTTCTATCGTGGAAAGATTAAAAGACGAGTTTAAAGGACAATACCCAATAATTGACATTGACGGAGTGCGTGTTGATTTTGGCGATGGTTGGGGATTGGTCCGGGCATCCAATACCCAGCCGGTGCTCGTCCTCCGTTTTGAAGCCAAAACGGAGGCACGTTTGGAAGAAATAAAAAATCTTTTTTTGGATAAATTGAAAAGACTGTTATAA
- a CDS encoding YfhL family 4Fe-4S dicluster ferredoxin: protein MAYKITEDCTACGLCAPECPVQAISEGDPIYKIDFNKCVECVGHFDEPQCASVCPVGACVPDPEHPRK from the coding sequence ATGGCATATAAGATTACCGAAGATTGCACGGCTTGTGGGCTTTGTGCACCAGAGTGTCCGGTTCAGGCAATAAGCGAAGGGGATCCAATCTACAAGATAGATTTTAATAAGTGTGTTGAATGCGTTGGACATTTTGATGAGCCCCAATGTGCTTCGGTTTGTCCGGTTGGGGCCTGCGTTCCGGATCCCGAGCATCCGAGAAAATAA
- a CDS encoding S8 family serine peptidase, whose product SYPLTIGVGATDNGDNIASFSSRGPAPNISPINDPQYWYYSTWNLLKPDVSAPGVNVRSSYNNGGYTSLNGTSMASPHVTGGTAVLLQKNPNLTVQDLYDLFRNYCDQPSGGGPYPNNNYGWGRINLWRSLQAVPTSNRPNVVLSRTNIVNDNNGNGKLDPGENAGIVTYVKNTGGVVATNVQGRLRTTSPYITITDSTYTYGTINPGDSANNASDPYDISVHASTPPGHVANFQLVLIAAETTWVRTFSYQVGIAPGEIIWGPKSLPNFPTSQFIYGVAYDRIGDRIYVVDFLSTQIRYYSSDSFVTYYGAITAPEDSGVDLAYSRYDDRLYFANYPQKRVWKLNKTTGAVLRQFNNPANDYPVGIAFRPPNTMWFADRRTSLGATQLIYIGDTLGTATSYNSPIQGYYNTRCLAYDSLGNSFVNVQTWFNANQGLDSVGVVEMSGTPPTLTGKRFLLNPGWNIRGIEFDPRDGNYWITIVQISGSYVNQIVKVKGFYTPLTPVEETEKENVAKWKLLKVVPNPAQNELAFHINPNNVKNNYLNIYDISGRLVARVPFNKGESIIHWNPRRAASLADGIYFVTLEKDDGVLTQKFVLTH is encoded by the coding sequence AGTTATCCTTTGACGATTGGGGTTGGTGCGACGGATAACGGGGATAATATTGCCAGTTTTTCATCCCGTGGTCCGGCGCCTAATATTTCGCCGATCAACGATCCTCAGTATTGGTATTATTCAACTTGGAATCTTTTGAAGCCTGATGTTTCGGCTCCGGGTGTGAATGTGCGGTCGTCTTATAATAATGGTGGTTATACCTCACTGAATGGTACTTCTATGGCATCACCCCATGTGACGGGTGGAACTGCGGTCTTATTGCAGAAGAATCCGAATTTGACGGTTCAGGACCTGTATGATTTATTCCGGAATTATTGTGATCAGCCTTCGGGTGGTGGTCCGTATCCGAATAACAATTATGGTTGGGGTAGGATAAACTTGTGGCGTTCATTACAGGCAGTTCCAACCAGCAACCGACCGAATGTAGTGTTGAGCCGGACCAACATTGTTAACGACAACAATGGCAATGGGAAACTTGATCCAGGCGAGAACGCCGGGATAGTCACCTATGTGAAGAATACCGGTGGTGTAGTTGCGACCAATGTCCAAGGTAGGTTACGCACTACCTCGCCTTATATCACCATCACTGATTCCACCTATACCTACGGCACCATCAATCCCGGAGATAGTGCCAATAATGCCTCGGATCCTTATGATATCAGTGTCCATGCCTCAACACCACCTGGGCATGTAGCAAACTTCCAGTTGGTTCTTATCGCTGCAGAGACTACCTGGGTAAGAACTTTCTCATATCAGGTTGGAATTGCACCAGGAGAAATCATCTGGGGTCCGAAATCGCTTCCCAACTTTCCAACGAGCCAGTTCATTTATGGTGTGGCTTATGACCGAATTGGGGATAGAATTTATGTTGTCGACTTTCTCTCCACACAAATCCGTTATTATTCTTCAGATAGTTTTGTAACCTACTATGGTGCCATCACCGCGCCCGAGGACTCCGGTGTTGACTTAGCCTATTCCAGGTATGACGATAGGCTCTACTTTGCCAATTATCCACAGAAACGGGTGTGGAAATTGAATAAAACTACGGGAGCAGTCTTGCGGCAGTTCAACAATCCTGCCAATGATTATCCTGTAGGTATTGCATTCCGGCCACCCAATACCATGTGGTTTGCTGATAGAAGAACTTCGCTGGGCGCAACTCAATTGATATATATCGGTGATACGCTCGGCACTGCGACTTCTTACAACAGCCCAATCCAGGGGTATTATAACACCCGTTGTCTGGCTTACGACTCTTTAGGCAATTCCTTCGTGAATGTCCAGACCTGGTTCAATGCAAATCAGGGTCTCGATAGTGTCGGCGTTGTTGAAATGTCAGGAACGCCTCCCACGCTCACCGGAAAGAGATTCCTGTTAAATCCGGGCTGGAATATTCGTGGAATTGAATTTGACCCAAGGGATGGTAATTACTGGATAACGATCGTCCAAATCAGTGGTTCTTATGTCAACCAGATCGTGAAGGTTAAAGGCTTCTATACCCCGCTCACGCCGGTTGAAGAAACCGAAAAAGAGAATGTTGCAAAATGGAAATTGCTCAAGGTCGTGCCCAATCCAGCACAGAATGAACTCGCATTCCACATAAACCCCAACAATGTGAAAAATAATTATCTCAACATCTACGATATCAGCGGCCGCCTCGTCGCACGCGTACCCTTCAACAAAGGTGAGAGCATCATCCATTGGAACCCACGCCGCGCGGCTTCTCTTGCCGATGGCATCTACTTTGTGACCCTGGAGAAGGATGACGGTGTCCTCACCCAGAAGTTCGTCCTGACCCATTAG
- a CDS encoding tetratricopeptide repeat protein yields MILFLLWQFSTQSDSLERLLASDLQFHYLVELNQLFLKERLFDSACVLLKKYADCFGIEEQAQINLLIGDNLFFQTELIRAREEYLKTVAKYPNARAANDALERLHLFESVRNDTTTLKRFARAIYLYEIKDWESAQDSLKNLSRTGIGDYAWYYLALIYEKRGEYNQALSALEQLIRDFPASRIHQTRLLVAEIYLKTGKKKEGVKILEELVVKYPNLPVGIRAKERLKNLVQIQ; encoded by the coding sequence ATGATTCTGTTTCTGTTATGGCAATTCTCTACTCAATCAGATTCTTTAGAGCGACTCTTGGCGAGTGATCTTCAATTTCATTACTTGGTAGAATTGAATCAACTCTTTTTAAAAGAGCGGCTATTTGATAGTGCATGTGTCCTTTTAAAAAAATATGCTGACTGCTTTGGGATAGAAGAACAAGCACAGATCAACCTCCTTATCGGCGATAATCTTTTTTTCCAAACCGAATTGATACGGGCACGGGAGGAGTATCTCAAGACGGTCGCCAAATATCCGAATGCAAGAGCCGCAAACGATGCCCTGGAAAGACTCCATCTCTTTGAATCGGTCCGTAACGATACAACTACATTAAAAAGGTTTGCCCGGGCAATATATCTTTATGAAATTAAAGATTGGGAGTCTGCTCAGGATAGTCTAAAAAACCTCAGCCGCACCGGTATCGGCGATTATGCATGGTATTATTTGGCTCTTATTTATGAAAAGCGGGGTGAGTATAATCAGGCCTTGTCGGCACTTGAGCAATTAATAAGGGATTTTCCCGCATCGCGTATCCATCAGACACGCTTACTCGTTGCTGAAATATATTTAAAGACGGGTAAGAAAAAAGAAGGCGTAAAAATACTGGAAGAATTGGTGGTAAAATATCCAAATTTGCCGGTGGGAATAAGAGCGAAGGAGAGGCTAAAGAATTTGGTTCAAATACAATAG
- a CDS encoding agmatine deiminase family protein, producing the protein MSFIFFVLWTTMETPDFLPQWMTPEESLRIDEIGKYHRVTAPPGGFVVTPAEYEPVRAVFVTWTSYASVLREIVRNVVPTCKAYIITSDSNSVKNYLTSGGVPLDSVRFYNFPYNSVWIRDYGPWFIRKQDNTEGIVDFVYNRPRPADDTIPRCISRVWGIPYYGSPLKHPGGNFMVDGHGTGFFSSLIYEENPGWTQTQINDSMLAYNGLEQTIPVKRILTEYTGHIDLWTKILNDTLVMVGDYAAGHPNDTVLDNRADSISRCKNREGFPYRVVRIVMPWSNSDAPPTYLNSLFVNNRILVPTWGLSTDQEALNTYQQYLPGYQVVGINCSSMSGSGGAIHCITMQVPKSEFVHIAHNRLTDTYNASTPYRVRARIITSSALRPESTLVFYKKNSQPNFAAVPLSAVSDTPGVYAGYIPPQAPGDTIYYYLLAKNLQNIRRTSPSYVPPQLYSFRILPVAVLEQILHKVNGFVIYPNPTKGFINFTVNLPYPADVKIDIYNAVGQRVKSLENRFASGKHTLTFDLTNGKKILSAGAYFYQAKIDKDVITGKFLLVE; encoded by the coding sequence ATGAGTTTTATCTTTTTTGTTCTCTGGACAACTATGGAAACCCCGGATTTTCTGCCCCAGTGGATGACCCCTGAAGAAAGTCTGCGAATTGATGAAATTGGTAAATACCATAGGGTCACCGCGCCTCCGGGTGGTTTTGTTGTAACCCCTGCCGAATATGAACCAGTACGCGCGGTCTTCGTCACCTGGACGAGTTATGCTTCAGTGCTCCGCGAGATTGTCCGTAATGTCGTCCCTACCTGTAAGGCGTATATCATCACCTCAGACAGCAATAGCGTAAAGAATTATCTAACAAGCGGCGGTGTTCCGCTGGATAGCGTCCGCTTCTATAATTTCCCTTACAACTCAGTCTGGATCCGGGATTATGGTCCATGGTTCATCCGAAAACAGGATAATACCGAAGGAATTGTGGACTTTGTATACAACCGTCCCAGGCCGGCTGATGACACCATTCCTCGATGTATCAGTCGTGTATGGGGCATTCCTTATTATGGTTCACCTTTAAAACATCCGGGTGGCAATTTCATGGTCGATGGACATGGCACTGGATTTTTCAGCAGTTTAATTTATGAAGAGAATCCAGGTTGGACACAGACTCAAATCAATGATTCGATGCTTGCATATAATGGTCTGGAACAGACGATACCGGTGAAGAGGATTCTCACTGAATATACCGGTCATATTGATCTTTGGACAAAGATCCTGAATGATACGTTGGTCATGGTTGGTGACTATGCTGCGGGGCATCCCAATGATACGGTTCTTGATAACCGTGCCGACTCCATCAGTCGTTGCAAAAACCGCGAGGGCTTTCCTTATCGGGTGGTCAGAATTGTGATGCCCTGGTCAAATTCCGATGCACCACCAACTTATTTGAACTCCCTTTTTGTAAACAATAGAATTCTTGTGCCGACCTGGGGGTTGTCAACTGACCAAGAGGCGCTTAATACATACCAACAATATCTGCCCGGATACCAGGTGGTTGGAATAAACTGTTCATCGATGAGTGGTTCGGGCGGTGCAATACACTGTATCACAATGCAGGTGCCAAAATCGGAATTTGTCCATATTGCCCACAACCGTCTTACTGATACCTACAATGCCTCTACACCTTATCGGGTGCGTGCCCGAATCATCACCTCCAGCGCTCTCCGGCCCGAATCTACCCTGGTCTTTTACAAAAAAAATAGCCAGCCCAATTTTGCTGCTGTTCCTTTGAGTGCCGTCTCTGATACACCTGGTGTCTATGCCGGATATATTCCGCCCCAGGCACCCGGTGATACAATCTATTACTATCTCCTCGCCAAAAATCTGCAGAATATACGAAGGACTTCGCCCTCCTATGTCCCACCCCAATTATACTCTTTCCGAATTCTTCCGGTGGCAGTTCTTGAACAGATTCTCCATAAGGTAAATGGGTTTGTGATTTATCCCAATCCGACAAAAGGGTTTATCAACTTCACCGTAAATCTACCCTATCCGGCAGATGTTAAGATAGATATATACAATGCAGTCGGCCAGAGGGTGAAATCTTTGGAAAATCGATTTGCGAGCGGAAAGCATACGTTAACATTTGACCTGACGAACGGGAAGAAAATTCTTTCCGCGGGTGCTTATTTCTATCAGGCAAAGATTGACAAAGATGTAATCACGGGTAAATTCCTGCTGGTGGAATAA
- the panC gene encoding pantoate--beta-alanine ligase produces the protein MKIVKKIVELKKLVKQIKSKKKTIGFVPTMGYLHEGHLSLIRIAHKNSDYVVCSIFVNPIQFGPNEDFNRYPRDLKRDEALLKKEQVDLLFYPSIAEMYPNGYKTYVEVEGWSSILCGKSRPGHFRGVATVVLKLFNIVQPDVAVFGEKDYQQAMIIKQMVKDLDLDVKVITGPIIREPDGLAMSSRNTYLNAEERSNATILYQALSWARNSFYKENIKSPEYLINQMRQMIENKGGQIDYIAIVDKNDLTPVRYIKKGDRILLAVFFGKTRLIDNIAI, from the coding sequence ATGAAGATCGTAAAAAAGATTGTAGAACTTAAAAAATTAGTAAAGCAAATCAAAAGCAAAAAAAAGACTATCGGTTTTGTGCCCACGATGGGTTATCTCCATGAAGGACATCTCTCCCTGATAAGGATTGCCCACAAAAACAGTGACTATGTTGTTTGTTCTATCTTCGTCAATCCTATCCAGTTCGGGCCGAACGAAGATTTCAATCGTTATCCAAGGGATTTAAAAAGAGATGAGGCGCTTTTAAAAAAAGAGCAGGTTGATCTGCTTTTTTATCCTTCAATAGCAGAGATGTATCCCAATGGATATAAGACTTATGTAGAAGTGGAAGGTTGGAGTTCCATCCTCTGTGGCAAATCCCGACCTGGGCATTTTCGTGGTGTGGCAACAGTAGTGCTAAAGTTGTTTAATATCGTCCAACCCGATGTCGCTGTTTTCGGAGAAAAGGACTATCAACAGGCAATGATCATCAAACAGATGGTAAAGGATTTAGACCTGGATGTTAAGGTCATCACCGGACCGATAATCCGTGAGCCTGATGGTCTTGCCATGAGTTCCCGAAATACCTATTTAAATGCCGAAGAGCGCTCCAATGCTACAATTCTTTATCAGGCTTTGAGTTGGGCAAGAAATTCCTTTTATAAAGAGAATATCAAGAGCCCGGAGTATCTAATAAACCAGATGCGCCAGATGATCGAAAACAAAGGCGGCCAGATTGATTATATTGCGATTGTTGATAAGAATGACCTTACGCCTGTAAGGTATATAAAAAAAGGCGACCGGATATTGCTCGCGGTATTTTTCGGCAAGACGAGGCTGATAGACAACATCGCAATTTAA
- a CDS encoding NAD+ synthase gives MKITLAQLNPLVGDIEGNLAKIIQTVQKVQGENSDLVVFPELFLSGYPPQDLLERRWFIKKIERAIEEVIKLSSFYPDIGIIFGAPMYSYKSTGRGLYNSAILIYRGLINHIQHKSLLPTYDVFDEARYFDPADEIRPIRFKDEVIGISVCEDAWNVPELWQRQFYKHDPIQILVEKGATVLINISASPFTVGKEEIRFKILQRHTQKYRVPFIFVNQIGANDELIFDGRSMIIDRDGLPVEVLPAFTECIKTVDTNARGDFNNYRPIDAIASIYQALVLGVRDYVTKCGFKKAIIGLSGGIDSSLVACIAVDALGKENVLGVAMPGPFSSAASVEDSRKLAENLGIELKTIPITEIYNAYLKTLKDVFKDREFDTTEENIQARIRGNILMALSNKFGYLVLTTGNKSELAVGYCTLYGDMSGGLAVIGDVPKTMVYEISQFINREKEKIPQSIIKKPPSAELRPNQLDQDTLPPYEILDPILQFYIEDGLSKEEILAKGYKEGTVDWVIKAVNKNEYKRRQAPPVLKVTSKAFGLGRRMPIAAKF, from the coding sequence ATGAAAATCACCTTAGCCCAATTAAATCCCCTGGTCGGTGACATAGAGGGCAACTTAGCCAAAATCATACAGACGGTGCAGAAGGTTCAAGGAGAAAATAGTGATCTGGTAGTTTTCCCTGAACTATTTTTATCTGGTTATCCACCCCAGGACTTGCTGGAACGAAGATGGTTCATTAAAAAGATTGAAAGGGCAATAGAGGAGGTTATTAAATTATCTTCATTTTATCCTGATATTGGTATCATTTTCGGTGCGCCCATGTATTCTTATAAAAGTACCGGAAGGGGATTGTATAATTCAGCGATATTAATATATCGGGGCCTTATTAATCATATTCAGCATAAATCTTTATTACCAACCTACGATGTGTTTGATGAGGCAAGATATTTTGACCCTGCAGATGAGATAAGGCCAATTAGATTTAAAGATGAAGTAATCGGGATTTCAGTCTGTGAGGATGCCTGGAATGTGCCTGAATTATGGCAAAGACAGTTCTACAAACACGACCCTATTCAAATCCTGGTAGAGAAGGGAGCAACAGTTTTAATAAACATTTCCGCCTCTCCATTTACCGTGGGCAAGGAGGAAATTCGCTTTAAAATACTCCAGCGCCATACCCAAAAATACCGAGTTCCCTTCATCTTTGTAAATCAAATCGGTGCCAATGATGAATTGATATTTGATGGGCGGAGTATGATTATTGATAGGGATGGTCTGCCGGTAGAAGTTCTCCCTGCTTTCACCGAATGTATTAAGACGGTTGATACAAATGCTCGGGGGGATTTTAATAATTATAGACCTATTGATGCAATTGCGAGCATATATCAAGCCCTGGTGCTCGGTGTGCGGGATTATGTAACAAAATGTGGATTTAAAAAAGCCATTATCGGCCTTTCCGGAGGAATTGATTCTTCCCTTGTCGCCTGTATTGCGGTTGATGCCCTCGGAAAGGAGAATGTTTTGGGCGTTGCAATGCCCGGTCCGTTCTCTTCCGCCGCAAGTGTTGAAGATTCAAGAAAACTTGCTGAAAATCTGGGAATAGAATTAAAAACCATTCCCATAACCGAAATTTATAATGCATATCTCAAAACTTTAAAAGATGTTTTCAAAGATCGAGAGTTTGATACTACGGAAGAGAATATTCAGGCAAGGATAAGGGGCAATATTTTAATGGCGCTTTCCAATAAATTTGGCTATCTCGTTTTAACCACCGGTAATAAAAGCGAACTTGCTGTTGGTTATTGCACCCTCTATGGGGATATGAGCGGTGGCCTGGCAGTGATTGGTGATGTGCCCAAGACTATGGTTTATGAAATCAGCCAGTTTATCAATCGAGAAAAAGAAAAGATTCCGCAATCCATTATTAAAAAACCACCCTCAGCAGAATTGAGGCCGAATCAGCTCGACCAGGATACATTACCACCCTATGAAATCCTTGATCCAATTCTGCAATTTTATATTGAAGATGGGCTTTCTAAAGAAGAGATTCTCGCCAAAGGCTATAAAGAAGGGACTGTGGACTGGGTGATAAAGGCGGTCAATAAAAATGAATACAAAAGGCGTCAGGCACCACCAGTCCTGAAGGTTACTTCCAAAGCATTCGGATTAGGTAGAAGGATGCCGATTGCTGCAAAGTTTTAA
- a CDS encoding acetyl ornithine aminotransferase family protein yields MEYLKYQSPKIGKTAKKLIERDKKVLFGAHTRTREIPLVVDRAKGAWITDVDGKKYLDFGAGFAVVATGHCHPEVIKAVNQQMRKLIHISGSDFYYEPQITLAEKLIKITPGNFDKRVYFGSSGAEAIEASLKIARYYTRRPRMISFIGGFHGRTFAGMTVSGSKKVQRAHFSALIPEVYHIPYPHCYHCIFNHTYPECIKKEFEGVPLLYCLSYLTDVIFERLIDPEDVALIMVEPIQGEGGYIVPPPEFLPALRKLADKYGIILVFDEIQSGLGRTGKWFACDHVNVAPDIILIAKAIASGLPMSATVGKAELMDCRVDSRAWVPGSHGSTFGGNPVIAAAGIVSLKLIENGLIENARVVGEYLKNGLIEIMNRHKIIGEVRGLGLMIGLEIVQHKETKEPFPKAVTKDGKNIKEVITGECFKRGLILYGAGFNSIRISPPLIITKNEAETALRIIEEAITFVESQL; encoded by the coding sequence ATGGAATACTTAAAATACCAATCCCCTAAAATTGGGAAAACAGCTAAAAAATTAATTGAACGGGATAAAAAGGTTTTATTTGGCGCCCACACCCGGACCCGCGAGATACCCTTGGTCGTGGACCGGGCAAAAGGGGCCTGGATAACTGATGTTGATGGTAAAAAATATCTGGATTTTGGTGCTGGATTCGCCGTCGTTGCCACTGGACATTGCCACCCAGAAGTGATAAAAGCAGTCAATCAACAGATGCGGAAACTGATTCATATCTCTGGCAGCGATTTTTACTATGAACCCCAGATTACTCTTGCGGAAAAACTCATTAAAATTACTCCAGGAAATTTTGATAAACGTGTCTATTTCGGTTCTTCTGGTGCTGAGGCGATAGAAGCCTCCCTGAAGATTGCCCGTTATTATACACGCCGGCCCCGCATGATCTCCTTTATCGGGGGTTTCCATGGTCGGACATTTGCGGGGATGACGGTATCAGGAAGCAAAAAGGTCCAGCGAGCACATTTCTCCGCCCTAATCCCTGAAGTTTATCATATTCCATATCCCCATTGTTATCACTGTATTTTTAATCACACCTATCCGGAGTGCATAAAAAAAGAATTTGAAGGGGTTCCTTTGCTTTACTGTCTATCTTATCTCACGGATGTAATCTTTGAACGCCTTATCGATCCTGAGGATGTTGCTTTGATCATGGTAGAACCGATCCAAGGCGAGGGTGGTTATATCGTTCCGCCACCAGAGTTTCTCCCCGCCTTAAGGAAACTTGCCGATAAATATGGCATCATTCTGGTATTTGACGAAATTCAAAGTGGACTGGGCAGAACCGGTAAGTGGTTCGCCTGTGACCATGTGAATGTCGCACCAGATATAATTTTAATCGCCAAAGCCATCGCCTCAGGGCTACCGATGAGTGCCACTGTTGGTAAAGCGGAATTGATGGATTGCAGAGTTGATTCTCGTGCCTGGGTGCCTGGTTCCCATGGTTCTACCTTTGGTGGTAACCCAGTGATTGCTGCGGCGGGTATTGTCTCCCTAAAATTGATTGAAAATGGGCTGATTGAAAATGCCCGGGTGGTCGGAGAATATCTCAAAAATGGGTTGATTGAGATAATGAACCGGCATAAGATCATCGGTGAAGTCCGGGGACTGGGTTTGATGATTGGACTGGAAATCGTCCAACATAAAGAAACCAAAGAGCCTTTTCCCAAAGCAGTGACAAAAGATGGCAAAAATATAAAAGAAGTTATCACCGGCGAATGTTTTAAGAGGGGTTTGATCCTCTATGGTGCAGGATTCAATTCGATAAGAATCTCTCCTCCCCTCATCATCACCAAGAATGAAGCTGAGACTGCCCTAAGAATCATTGAAGAAGCGATTACCTTTGTAGAATCTCAGTTATGA